In Pseudomonadota bacterium, a single window of DNA contains:
- the cobU gene encoding bifunctional adenosylcobinamide kinase/adenosylcobinamide-phosphate guanylyltransferase, which translates to MVEEKKQLFVLGGCRSGKSRFAEQWVREHFERRIFLATLEVRDEAEMAHRVALHRQSRQGGWTTLEEPVNIVDSIINNDTKTDVFLVDCLTLWITNLMLGGLTDNEIEGKVSSLVAAMGLITSSIVLVANEVGLGIVPESPMGRRFRDLAGWTNQQVAQVCSQVIFMAAGLPLTLKGPDTGFRLK; encoded by the coding sequence ATGGTTGAAGAAAAGAAGCAATTGTTTGTTCTGGGCGGTTGCAGGAGCGGCAAGAGTCGTTTTGCCGAACAATGGGTGCGGGAGCATTTTGAACGAAGGATTTTTCTTGCCACTCTTGAAGTGCGCGATGAAGCTGAAATGGCGCATCGGGTCGCCCTGCACCGTCAGAGTAGACAGGGGGGCTGGACAACCCTGGAAGAGCCGGTGAACATTGTGGATTCTATTATAAATAATGATACAAAAACCGATGTGTTTCTTGTAGATTGCCTCACGCTCTGGATTACAAATCTGATGCTTGGCGGGCTTACTGATAATGAAATTGAGGGTAAAGTTTCATCATTGGTTGCGGCAATGGGTTTGATAACCAGTTCAATTGTCCTGGTAGCCAATGAAGTCGGCCTGGGAATCGTGCCGGAGTCTCCCATGGGAAGGCGATTCCGTGATCTTGCCGGTTGGACGAATCAGCAGGTTGCGCAAGTCTGCTCACAGGTGATTTTCATGGCAGCAGGTCTCCCCCTGACTCTTAAGGGACCGGATACAGGATTCAGACTCAAGTAG
- a CDS encoding aminotransferase class I/II-fold pyridoxal phosphate-dependent enzyme, which produces MNSATKTITSHGGDIIATARQLGCRIDELIDMSSNLTPFGMAPGLREALIDRLDEIAFLPEIGSETLCRFFDEKYGLNGCRVFAGSGTTEFIFAIPAAFQSKKAVIVNPTYSDYLLACKWAGVQTIRFDLKPEENFVLDLGRLRKSLTGGELVFLCNPNNPTGVLTASAQLHECISSHPDTMFVVDESYLPFTSEPSLLKFSVPDNLLLLRSFSKIYGMPGLRLGFLITSETNAPAMMNRRKPWEVNRMAQIAGEFLLQKADEYIQDVQRFIASEVKIFVEGLSVLPDIEVVPGAANFILSRLNGPISASVLRERMLDKKIMIRNCDNFTGLDHRYFRVSLKDQENNKVCRNALQEILGNR; this is translated from the coding sequence ATGAATTCAGCGACTAAAACAATCACCTCCCATGGCGGGGACATAATTGCAACTGCACGGCAACTGGGTTGCAGAATTGATGAATTAATTGATATGAGCAGTAACCTCACACCGTTCGGAATGGCGCCTGGACTCAGAGAGGCGCTTATCGACAGGCTTGATGAAATCGCCTTTCTTCCGGAGATCGGCAGCGAAACGCTGTGCAGGTTTTTTGACGAAAAATATGGACTTAATGGCTGCAGAGTCTTTGCCGGAAGCGGCACCACCGAGTTCATTTTTGCGATTCCCGCGGCATTTCAAAGCAAAAAAGCAGTGATTGTAAATCCTACCTATTCGGATTATCTGCTGGCCTGTAAATGGGCCGGAGTGCAAACAATCCGCTTTGATCTGAAACCGGAAGAGAATTTTGTCCTCGATCTTGGGCGTTTACGTAAAAGTCTTACCGGGGGAGAATTGGTATTTCTCTGCAACCCCAATAATCCCACCGGCGTACTCACCGCCTCGGCACAACTTCATGAATGTATCAGCAGCCATCCCGACACAATGTTTGTGGTGGACGAGTCATATCTGCCCTTCACCAGTGAGCCGTCATTGTTGAAATTTTCAGTGCCGGATAATCTGTTACTGCTTCGTTCATTTTCTAAAATTTATGGAATGCCCGGACTGCGTCTGGGATTTCTCATAACTTCCGAGACCAATGCCCCGGCGATGATGAACCGCCGAAAGCCTTGGGAAGTGAACAGGATGGCGCAGATTGCCGGGGAATTTCTTTTGCAGAAAGCCGATGAGTATATCCAGGATGTGCAGCGATTCATAGCCTCGGAGGTCAAGATTTTTGTTGAAGGGTTATCTGTCCTGCCGGATATTGAGGTGGTTCCCGGGGCGGCAAATTTTATTCTGAGCCGTTTGAACGGCCCGATTTCCGCATCTGTCCTGCGGGAAAGAATGCTGGATAAAAAGATAATGATCAGAAACTGCGATAATTTCACCGGACTTGACCACAGGTATTTTCGCGTCTCGTTAAAAGATCAGGAGAACAATAAGGTCTGCAGGAACGCCCTGCAGGAAATACTGGGAAACAGATAA
- a CDS encoding YfcE family phosphodiesterase, which translates to MKIAILSDTHDHILNLRAAVTFCNSYGVRMIIHCGDLISPFMLDELARFGGAVHLIYGNNAGDQHLISSWCGVRFPSVTHHGVLGAVEAGGRKIAFTHYPEMARGLASQGMFDAVCCGHNHRYHVEKIGKTLLINPGELLGKDGQPGFGILACSSMEVERVDIGLQIEGC; encoded by the coding sequence ATGAAGATTGCAATACTATCAGACACCCATGATCATATATTGAACCTGCGGGCTGCGGTAACTTTTTGTAATTCATATGGGGTGCGGATGATCATTCACTGCGGAGATCTGATTTCGCCGTTCATGCTCGATGAGCTTGCCCGATTCGGTGGCGCGGTTCATTTGATATACGGTAATAATGCAGGGGATCAGCATCTGATTTCATCCTGGTGTGGAGTACGCTTCCCTTCAGTTACCCATCACGGCGTGCTTGGCGCCGTGGAAGCGGGCGGCAGAAAGATTGCATTTACTCATTATCCGGAAATGGCCAGGGGGCTTGCTTCACAGGGTATGTTTGATGCGGTCTGCTGCGGACATAATCATCGATATCATGTTGAAAAAATCGGCAAGACGCTATTGATCAACCCTGGCGAGCTGCTGGGCAAGGATGGGCAGCCGGGATTCGGAATTCTTGCCTGTTCCTCAATGGAAGTTGAGCGGGTTGATATCGGCTTGCAGATTGAAGGATGTTAA
- the rpsA gene encoding 30S ribosomal protein S1: MESFADLLEKNLGEEKPLEPGQKVEAEIVRIAKDWVFIDVGGKSEGSLAVSELLDKDGNISIKEGDVIEAYFLSSRKNEMLFTSKMGGLAAQAHLEDIFHNRIPVEGYVEKEIKGGFQVTIAGSTRAFCPFSQMDTRRVEKSDDYIGEKFLFRISEYKEKGRNIIVSRRVLLEEERRLKKEELRKVIKPGDVVSGTITSVRDFGAFVDIGGIEGLIPVSEIGWGRVEDIHGAVHAGQEVKVTVMNLDWENDKFSFSLKESLPDPFDAASGKYPEGTTHAGTVARLTNFGAFVTLEPGVDGLVHISKLGGGRKINHPREVLETGQVIDVRVESIDLENRRISLALEGVAREETDEKKAEKEYGNYIKQSTTEPPKSMGTLGDLLKAKLDSNK; encoded by the coding sequence ATGGAAAGCTTTGCGGATCTGCTCGAAAAAAACCTGGGCGAGGAAAAACCCCTTGAGCCGGGGCAGAAGGTAGAAGCGGAAATTGTCAGGATTGCCAAGGACTGGGTATTTATCGATGTCGGTGGCAAGAGCGAAGGCAGTCTGGCCGTGAGTGAACTTCTTGACAAAGATGGGAATATTTCGATCAAAGAAGGAGATGTAATTGAGGCATATTTTTTATCATCCAGGAAGAATGAAATGCTTTTTACCTCCAAAATGGGCGGGCTTGCAGCCCAGGCCCATCTTGAGGATATATTTCACAATAGAATTCCGGTTGAAGGCTATGTTGAAAAGGAAATCAAAGGTGGTTTTCAGGTGACCATCGCCGGCAGCACCAGAGCTTTTTGTCCATTTTCGCAAATGGATACAAGACGTGTTGAAAAAAGCGATGACTATATCGGCGAAAAGTTTCTGTTCCGGATAAGTGAGTATAAAGAAAAGGGCAGAAATATCATTGTTTCCCGCCGGGTGCTTCTCGAAGAAGAGCGTCGATTGAAAAAAGAAGAGTTGCGGAAGGTTATCAAGCCCGGTGATGTGGTCTCCGGAACTATTACCTCGGTGCGGGATTTCGGTGCTTTTGTGGATATCGGCGGCATAGAGGGGCTTATTCCGGTATCGGAAATCGGCTGGGGCAGGGTTGAGGATATTCATGGCGCGGTGCATGCGGGCCAGGAGGTAAAGGTCACGGTGATGAATCTGGACTGGGAAAACGACAAGTTTTCGTTCAGCCTTAAGGAATCCTTGCCGGACCCCTTTGATGCGGCCTCAGGGAAATATCCTGAAGGGACAACCCATGCCGGTACTGTTGCACGGCTCACAAATTTCGGTGCCTTCGTGACCTTGGAGCCAGGGGTTGACGGGCTGGTGCATATTTCAAAGCTCGGTGGCGGCAGAAAAATCAATCATCCCCGTGAAGTGCTTGAAACCGGGCAGGTGATCGATGTCCGCGTCGAAAGTATTGACCTTGAAAACAGAAGAATTTCCCTGGCGCTTGAAGGTGTGGCCCGGGAAGAAACTGACGAGAAAAAAGCAGAGAAGGAATACGGTAACTATATTAAGCAGTCCACCACAGAACCTCCCAAATCAATGGGAACCCTCGGGGACCTGTTGAAGGCCAAGCTCGACAGCAATAAATAA